The Magnetococcales bacterium genome segment CCGCATGGTTGGCCACGCACCATCCGGTTTTCAAGACCCCCAATCCCTGGCGGGCCGACGCCTTGACCATCAACGGTTATCTGGGCAAGGACGGGGTGTTGCCCTTCCTGGAGACCAATCGGGATGCGGGACTGTTCGTGCTGGCCAAGACCTCCAATCCCTCCTCCGGGGATCTGCAAGACCTGGAACTGGTCTCCGGCGGAACCGTCGCCGATAAAATGGCGCAATTGGCGGAGATCTGGGGTCGGGACTCCATCGGAGCCTATGGTTATGGCAATGTGGGCATCGTGGTGGGGGCCACCTATCCCGAGACCGCCGCACGTCTGCGCCGGGTGGCTCCCCATGCGTTGTTCCTGATGCCCGGCATCGGCGCCCAGGGTGGTTCCCTCCAGGCCGTGACCGTGGCCGCCGGTCCCCAGGGTGTCGGAGCCTACGCTGCCTCGTCACGGGGGGTGATGTATCCGTTCAAGCCCGAAGAACTGGCGGAAGCGGATTGGCGCGTTGGATTGGCTGAAAAGG includes the following:
- the pyrF gene encoding orotidine-5'-phosphate decarboxylase yields the protein MTHFADRLIERAVRIDSRVIVGLDPEVERFPVFLRERLRDEPTEERLEETLFAFNRAIIEITAPVAVGYKPQAAFYEQYGTAGHIALRRTLMLLRDLEIPIIMDGKRNDVAHTAKAYATAWLATHHPVFKTPNPWRADALTINGYLGKDGVLPFLETNRDAGLFVLAKTSNPSSGDLQDLELVSGGTVADKMAQLAEIWGRDSIGAYGYGNVGIVVGATYPETAARLRRVAPHALFLMPGIGAQGGSLQAVTVAAGPQGVGAYAASSRGVMYPFKPEELAEADWRVGLAEKVEEAARTLQAAVSKALVTTATG